The following coding sequences lie in one Fimbriimonadaceae bacterium genomic window:
- a CDS encoding tetratricopeptide repeat protein, which yields MEDPRKVINELFGILEDDVRDVKPGVASTKVGRDADESAALGEQCLEDGDFDAAIKHFQKALEQTPNPDAKEHLNLAAAYDVADREDEAITEYQLALRANKGATDAQVGVSDILRRNAKFRESIENLTSASKKDSKNPFHYFKLAEAYREIREYKLAVRAAEQAAQIGETDPFYWFWLADLLIELRRFEDALRPMKEAVDRSPGDDHLYLRASVAFWGAGKKAEAIKSMRLASELDPENAFYLALIDLYSLHSGTASDLALSGEPKPLDRYDQDRLDRVAEFLGIGR from the coding sequence ATGGAAGATCCTCGCAAAGTCATCAACGAACTGTTTGGCATTCTCGAAGACGACGTTCGTGACGTCAAGCCGGGAGTCGCCTCTACCAAGGTTGGGCGCGACGCTGACGAGAGCGCCGCACTTGGAGAGCAGTGTCTTGAAGACGGCGACTTTGATGCTGCGATCAAGCATTTTCAGAAGGCCCTTGAGCAGACACCCAACCCGGATGCAAAGGAGCATTTGAACCTGGCAGCGGCTTACGATGTCGCCGATAGGGAGGACGAAGCCATCACCGAGTACCAGCTCGCGCTTCGCGCTAACAAAGGCGCAACCGATGCGCAGGTTGGCGTCTCCGACATCCTCCGGAGAAACGCAAAGTTTCGGGAGTCCATCGAAAACCTCACCAGCGCCTCGAAGAAAGATTCGAAGAACCCTTTTCACTACTTTAAACTCGCGGAGGCATATCGGGAGATCAGGGAATACAAGCTGGCGGTGCGTGCAGCAGAACAAGCCGCTCAGATTGGCGAGACGGATCCGTTCTACTGGTTTTGGCTTGCAGATTTGCTGATCGAGTTGCGTCGGTTTGAGGATGCACTGCGGCCCATGAAGGAGGCGGTGGATAGATCCCCGGGAGACGATCACCTCTACTTACGAGCTTCGGTCGCGTTTTGGGGGGCAGGGAAGAAGGCAGAGGCGATTAAGAGCATGCGTCTTGCCAGTGAGCTTGACCCAGAAAACGCCTTCTACCTTGCCTTGATCGACCTCTATTCTCTGCACTCCGGCACGGCGTCTGACCTTGCGCTGAGTGGAGAACCGAAGCCGCTTGATCGGTACGACCAAGATAGGCTGGATCGGGTGGCAGAGTTCTTAGGGATTGGTAGATAG
- a CDS encoding TerC family protein, protein MQLLSDPNAWIGLLTLTILEIVLGIDNIVFISILSGKLPKEQQPRARKLGLGLAIITRIALLFSIGLIMRMSEPFMHVFGKGISGRDLILIIGGIFLIAKAVHEIHNKLEGEEHEAATVKKGGTMLSIILQILAIDLVFSIDSVVTAVGMVQYIEVMMAAVIISVLFMLAFVTKVSNFIDAHPTVKMLALAFLVLIGVNLLAEGFGAHIEKGYTYFAMAFSIIVEMLNIRLRKKSSKPVELRHNYPSIE, encoded by the coding sequence ATGCAACTACTATCGGATCCTAATGCCTGGATTGGTTTGCTCACGCTGACTATCCTTGAAATCGTCCTTGGCATAGATAACATCGTCTTTATCTCGATCCTTTCGGGCAAGCTGCCCAAGGAACAGCAGCCCAGAGCGCGGAAGCTTGGCCTTGGCCTCGCTATCATTACCCGTATTGCCCTTCTGTTCTCAATCGGCCTCATCATGCGCATGAGTGAGCCGTTCATGCACGTCTTTGGCAAGGGCATCTCCGGACGCGATCTGATCCTGATCATCGGCGGTATCTTCCTGATCGCCAAAGCCGTTCACGAAATCCACAACAAGCTTGAAGGCGAAGAGCACGAAGCGGCAACTGTGAAAAAGGGAGGCACGATGCTCAGCATTATCCTCCAAATCCTCGCCATCGACCTCGTCTTCTCTATCGACTCGGTCGTCACTGCCGTTGGAATGGTGCAGTACATCGAAGTCATGATGGCCGCGGTCATCATCTCAGTCCTGTTCATGCTCGCCTTTGTCACCAAGGTCAGCAACTTCATCGACGCGCATCCAACCGTCAAAATGCTCGCGCTGGCGTTCTTGGTGCTCATCGGTGTAAATCTGCTCGCTGAAGGCTTCGGCGCACACATTGAAAAAGGCTACACCTACTTTGCGATGGCGTTCTCAATCATCGTCGAGATGCTCAACATCCGATTGAGAAAGAAGTCGTCAAAACCCGTGGAGTTGCGACACAACTACCCTTCAATCGAGTAG
- a CDS encoding mechanosensitive ion channel — protein sequence MAWENFSDWLNRPILQIEGFTLTAAFIVKLILLPIIVFFVAKMVRKLVNRSLKRVHTLDDSTRTLAGTLVYYVALVLGVVWAFGQLGLSTSDLAVFTGALGLGIGLGFQDAAKNFLSGLIMMFGRMVKPGDVVTVEDTTGRILTIGIYSCEIITTANGTAFLPNASILGSKFINWSHDNEERWVEILVGVHYNSDLELVTKLLLEAGEGLANVNPEANRVVYLRGFGDNSINFSVHLKSTEVMFPNRVLSAYNYRVAELFAKHGVVFPYPQRDLYIHQMPGMQASDTEPVAVS from the coding sequence ATGGCTTGGGAAAATTTTTCTGATTGGCTGAACCGTCCGATCTTGCAGATTGAGGGGTTCACTCTTACAGCGGCGTTTATCGTCAAGCTTATCCTCCTCCCCATCATCGTGTTCTTCGTCGCCAAAATGGTACGAAAACTGGTGAACCGCTCCCTAAAAAGAGTGCACACACTCGATGACTCCACCCGAACCCTCGCAGGAACGCTCGTTTACTACGTTGCACTTGTACTTGGTGTGGTCTGGGCGTTCGGACAGCTTGGACTAAGCACCAGCGATCTCGCCGTCTTTACAGGCGCTCTTGGACTTGGTATCGGTCTCGGCTTCCAAGACGCTGCCAAGAACTTTCTAAGCGGTCTCATCATGATGTTTGGGCGTATGGTCAAGCCGGGCGACGTTGTCACAGTCGAAGACACAACAGGGCGAATCCTTACTATTGGGATCTATTCCTGCGAAATCATCACAACCGCAAACGGGACCGCGTTTCTCCCCAACGCAAGCATCCTCGGCAGCAAGTTCATCAACTGGTCGCACGACAACGAGGAGCGCTGGGTCGAGATACTGGTCGGTGTCCACTATAACTCTGACCTTGAATTGGTGACCAAACTGCTGCTGGAAGCTGGAGAAGGCCTCGCAAACGTCAATCCAGAAGCAAACCGAGTGGTCTACTTGCGCGGATTCGGCGATAACTCGATCAACTTCTCAGTCCACTTAAAGAGCACAGAAGTGATGTTCCCCAATCGCGTTCTCAGCGCATACAACTACCGGGTCGCCGAGTTGTTTGCGAAACATGGAGTGGTCTTCCCTTATCCGCAGCGCGACCTCTACATTCACCAAATGCCCGGCATGCAAGCCTCCGATACCGAGCCTGTGGCCGTATCGTAG
- a CDS encoding helix-turn-helix transcriptional regulator — protein MDQVKVLASAVRNRVYWSFTAEEPISASDVSRDLGKSAQTIHYHVNELLRVGLIIPVSTRKRHARLEKLFVRTGVQVRDMGEDGTPEYNFYRQKAFAAMMRTITRESAMMYELMEHEKSVHDFSAYLRVVKRLSRSQADSFRKRMADLLIEISQSKASPEEPQVHVVMCMRPSTAQSRHWADEWNVEVGKMEPDVIDAEE, from the coding sequence TTGGATCAAGTTAAGGTTTTAGCTTCTGCCGTGAGGAACCGTGTGTATTGGTCCTTCACGGCTGAGGAACCGATCTCGGCATCTGACGTTTCGCGCGATTTGGGCAAGTCGGCGCAGACCATTCACTATCATGTGAACGAACTCCTTCGGGTCGGTCTGATCATTCCCGTGAGTACTCGCAAACGTCATGCACGCCTGGAGAAGCTCTTTGTCAGAACTGGGGTTCAAGTGCGTGATATGGGTGAGGATGGAACACCCGAGTACAACTTCTACCGACAGAAGGCATTCGCGGCGATGATGCGCACGATCACGCGTGAGAGTGCGATGATGTACGAATTGATGGAGCATGAGAAGTCTGTCCACGACTTTTCTGCCTATCTTCGTGTCGTCAAGCGGCTTTCTCGGTCGCAGGCCGATAGTTTTCGTAAGCGGATGGCGGATCTGCTGATAGAGATTTCACAAAGCAAGGCGAGCCCTGAAGAACCACAGGTTCACGTCGTGATGTGTATGCGACCGTCGACGGCTCAGAGTCGACATTGGGCGGACGAGTGGAACGTCGAGGTTGGGAAGATGGAGCCTGACGTTATTGATGCAGAAGAGTAA
- a CDS encoding DUF4139 domain-containing protein has translation MSTTRLNLTPLILLALASTFMPGCSKADAQTSTEVVKNGPRQIELLVYANDFGMVRETRDVDLKQGRVKVGLQDVSKMLDQNSVLFSWPDKTDAQVVSSTYDIGIGNSARLLERFVGKEIDLVYRGDNGKESERITGILQVAEPGNVVVKAGDKFIVNPNATIEASTGSGIVAIPQLSAEIESKANATAKMGVTYLTGGLSWHADYTATLVPGVEAMGLECWATVTNMTGTDFPNASIKFVAGSPNRVLANRSSWGSTTGGGGFATNDLARKERISESFGAPETMGELYAYPYKSTATIKQDQMNRVRMMGADKVTIIRDYNIRLPYIYREGFYGNPDQRLSATLALNFTNDEKSGLGLPLPGGSMRVYEPDKDGNMRYIGAASISDTQKDARVNATLTNVFDLYALAKQTAVKRIDKKTVSRQLEVKLFNEKDTTVELRLVQDFGGIWKITTESEPSTRLSASMAQWKIKLNPGEKKTLSYTVVVG, from the coding sequence ATGTCCACAACACGCCTAAATCTCACGCCCCTTATCCTTCTTGCCCTTGCCTCCACCTTCATGCCGGGATGCAGCAAGGCCGATGCCCAAACTTCAACCGAGGTCGTCAAGAACGGACCTCGCCAGATCGAACTTCTGGTCTACGCCAACGACTTTGGCATGGTCCGCGAAACGCGCGACGTCGACCTCAAACAAGGCCGGGTTAAGGTCGGCCTGCAAGACGTCAGCAAAATGCTCGACCAGAATTCGGTCCTCTTCAGCTGGCCCGACAAGACCGACGCCCAGGTCGTTTCCAGCACTTACGACATCGGGATTGGCAACAGCGCACGCCTCCTGGAGCGCTTCGTCGGCAAGGAAATCGATCTCGTCTATCGAGGCGACAACGGCAAAGAGAGCGAGCGTATCACCGGAATCTTACAGGTCGCTGAGCCTGGAAACGTTGTCGTAAAAGCTGGCGACAAGTTCATCGTCAACCCGAACGCCACTATCGAGGCCTCCACCGGGTCGGGAATCGTCGCCATTCCTCAGCTTTCCGCCGAAATCGAGAGCAAGGCCAACGCCACGGCAAAGATGGGCGTGACCTACCTTACAGGCGGCCTATCCTGGCATGCCGATTACACCGCAACCCTCGTTCCCGGCGTGGAAGCGATGGGCCTTGAATGCTGGGCCACGGTGACGAACATGACTGGAACAGACTTCCCCAACGCGAGCATCAAGTTCGTAGCAGGGTCGCCAAATCGCGTCCTGGCTAACCGTTCCTCATGGGGCAGCACCACTGGGGGAGGAGGCTTTGCTACTAATGACCTTGCTAGGAAGGAACGGATAAGTGAAAGCTTCGGTGCCCCCGAAACCATGGGTGAACTCTACGCCTACCCCTACAAATCCACCGCTACCATCAAGCAGGATCAGATGAACCGAGTCCGCATGATGGGCGCCGACAAAGTCACCATCATCCGCGACTATAACATCCGCCTGCCCTACATCTACCGAGAAGGCTTCTACGGAAACCCCGACCAACGCCTATCCGCAACCCTCGCCCTAAACTTCACGAACGACGAGAAGTCGGGCCTCGGACTTCCCTTGCCCGGCGGATCAATGCGCGTCTACGAACCTGACAAGGACGGCAACATGCGCTACATCGGCGCGGCAAGCATCTCCGACACCCAAAAGGATGCCCGCGTAAACGCAACTTTGACGAATGTGTTCGACCTCTACGCCCTTGCCAAGCAGACTGCCGTCAAGAGAATCGACAAAAAAACCGTAAGTCGTCAGCTTGAGGTAAAGCTCTTCAACGAAAAGGACACCACTGTCGAACTGAGACTGGTCCAAGACTTCGGCGGTATCTGGAAGATCACCACTGAATCTGAGCCGAGCACAAGACTCTCGGCGAGCATGGCTCAGTGGAAAATCAAACTGAATCCTGGAGAAAAGAAGACGCTGAGCTACACAGTCGTCGTGGGATAA
- a CDS encoding MBL fold metallo-hydrolase codes for MTRPIRLFLSVVLFLFVSLGSAFEVGRMRVHCINVGQGSATLLEFKCGAMLVDTGAGSTQDVDHLISYLEWFFNLRPDLNRTLKVMALTHSHKDHALGLLPLAEKFTVERFLFNGDVVGSGASSLNKILRAVRDGDIATVVRIVDDHRVTTQGTADGYTDADVDPLTCDDCDPRVHVLASSMRVNPGWPVSEFENQNNHSMVFRIALGASSLLITGDAEEHELELLEMRYLSGGPLDSDILVVGHHGSRNATTQSFLDAVTPKAALISCGKWNEGEGSSNPFTTWRYGHPNVGILDLLQGAISSTRPRITVKAGIKSKVFTDYTVRKRIYCTAWDGSVVVDAYESGTIYVRRNVGM; via the coding sequence ATGACAAGACCGATTCGACTCTTTTTGAGCGTTGTACTTTTTCTTTTCGTAAGCCTTGGATCCGCGTTTGAAGTAGGGCGGATGCGCGTGCATTGCATTAACGTTGGGCAAGGATCAGCCACGCTGCTTGAATTCAAATGTGGAGCGATGTTGGTTGACACTGGGGCGGGCAGCACGCAGGATGTCGATCATCTGATTTCGTATCTGGAGTGGTTCTTCAATCTACGTCCTGATTTGAATCGCACGCTTAAGGTCATGGCGCTAACGCACAGCCATAAGGATCACGCTTTGGGCTTGTTGCCCTTGGCTGAGAAGTTTACGGTCGAGAGATTTTTGTTCAACGGAGACGTGGTTGGTTCAGGCGCCTCATCTTTGAATAAGATCCTCCGGGCGGTCCGCGATGGCGACATCGCGACTGTCGTGCGAATTGTCGACGATCACCGAGTTACGACGCAAGGTACTGCTGACGGATACACAGATGCTGATGTTGATCCTTTGACTTGCGATGACTGCGACCCTCGGGTTCACGTGCTCGCAAGCAGCATGAGGGTGAACCCAGGCTGGCCTGTATCTGAATTTGAGAACCAGAACAATCACAGCATGGTCTTTCGAATTGCGCTTGGCGCATCGTCATTGCTGATTACGGGTGATGCGGAGGAGCATGAACTTGAGCTTTTGGAGATGCGGTACCTCTCTGGTGGTCCACTGGATAGCGACATCTTGGTTGTTGGTCACCACGGCTCTCGCAATGCGACAACACAATCCTTTCTTGACGCTGTAACGCCCAAGGCAGCGCTCATTTCGTGTGGCAAGTGGAATGAGGGCGAAGGGAGCAGCAATCCCTTCACAACTTGGCGCTATGGGCATCCGAATGTCGGGATTCTTGACCTATTGCAGGGGGCGATCAGCAGCACGAGGCCAAGGATCACGGTTAAGGCGGGGATAAAGTCGAAAGTGTTTACCGATTACACGGTGCGTAAACGCATATATTGCACGGCTTGGGATGGGAGTGTGGTGGTGGATGCGTATGAGAGTGGAACTATTTACGTCCGCAGGAATGTGGGGATGTAG
- a CDS encoding acyl-CoA dehydrogenase family protein, whose translation MSSPVSTVPSGCDFYSSTPESIFSVEQFGSDEQLMIQTAEQFMRNEVMPHLERLDKQEDGLMPELIRKAGELGLTGVDAPEAYGGLGLGKNLAARILEYMSLNASFSVTFGVTTGISQVGLSLFGAEEQKQKYLPKLISGEWIGAYCLSEPNSGSDALSATTRADLKDGKWILNGTKMWISNAMWAEFFLVMAKIDGDKFSAFLVERDFPGVHISREEHKMGLKGSSTARVVLENAEVPLENLLYEPGKGHHVAFNALNLGRFKLSSMSIGPARNAMEIAAEYAKDRKQFGKPISEFGLIRQKFAMMATWFYIAESMIYRTGAMIDHAFDTWGGTIDGNRAAAEEYAVECSACKVLSTELEALIVDEALQCYGGYGFTEEFPIARHYRDARVSRIYEGTNEINRLFLADRLMRRARDGKASMESANDSFISELAGKAIRTEPSDQIRLGALSDLLMLQYAEQSARLRAVQTGGRNAELYKSAHNWLNVQAASAFQVVTGEAISLPKPIAVDLDALGAI comes from the coding sequence ATGAGTTCGCCTGTATCAACTGTTCCCTCCGGCTGCGACTTCTACTCTTCAACGCCCGAATCAATCTTTTCCGTGGAGCAGTTTGGCTCCGACGAGCAGCTGATGATCCAGACGGCGGAGCAGTTCATGCGGAACGAGGTGATGCCACACCTGGAGAGGCTGGACAAGCAGGAGGACGGCCTGATGCCCGAGCTGATCCGCAAGGCCGGAGAACTGGGCTTGACGGGCGTCGACGCACCAGAAGCCTACGGTGGCCTCGGGCTCGGCAAAAACCTCGCCGCACGAATTCTCGAATACATGAGCCTGAACGCATCGTTTAGCGTCACGTTCGGGGTCACCACCGGCATCAGCCAGGTTGGCCTTTCGCTCTTCGGTGCCGAAGAGCAGAAACAGAAGTATCTCCCCAAGCTCATCTCCGGTGAATGGATTGGCGCCTACTGCCTTAGCGAACCGAACTCGGGCTCCGACGCTCTCTCTGCCACTACTCGGGCCGACCTCAAGGATGGCAAATGGATTTTGAACGGCACCAAGATGTGGATTTCCAACGCCATGTGGGCCGAGTTCTTCCTCGTGATGGCCAAAATAGACGGAGACAAGTTCAGCGCCTTCTTGGTCGAGCGTGACTTTCCCGGCGTCCATATCTCCCGCGAGGAGCACAAGATGGGACTCAAGGGTTCCAGCACCGCGAGAGTCGTGTTGGAAAACGCCGAAGTCCCGCTTGAGAACCTTTTATACGAACCTGGAAAGGGCCATCATGTCGCCTTCAACGCCCTAAATCTCGGAAGGTTCAAGCTCAGCTCAATGTCGATCGGTCCGGCTCGAAACGCGATGGAAATCGCCGCCGAGTATGCCAAAGATCGAAAGCAGTTCGGCAAGCCGATCTCCGAATTCGGCCTCATTCGCCAGAAGTTTGCGATGATGGCCACCTGGTTCTACATCGCCGAATCCATGATCTACCGAACTGGGGCGATGATCGACCACGCCTTCGATACTTGGGGCGGAACTATCGACGGCAACCGCGCCGCCGCCGAAGAGTACGCCGTCGAATGTAGCGCCTGCAAAGTCCTCTCCACCGAGCTTGAAGCGCTCATCGTCGATGAAGCCCTCCAATGCTACGGTGGCTACGGATTTACCGAGGAATTCCCCATCGCCAGACACTACCGCGACGCCCGCGTCAGCCGTATCTACGAAGGAACGAACGAAATCAACCGGCTCTTCCTCGCCGACCGCCTCATGCGCCGGGCCCGCGATGGTAAGGCCTCCATGGAGTCGGCCAACGACAGTTTCATCAGCGAGCTTGCAGGAAAAGCGATCCGGACCGAACCCTCCGATCAGATTCGGCTAGGAGCCCTCTCCGACCTCTTGATGCTGCAATACGCAGAACAGTCTGCTCGGCTAAGAGCGGTCCAAACCGGCGGAAGGAATGCTGAGCTGTACAAATCAGCGCACAACTGGCTGAATGTTCAGGCCGCTTCCGCTTTCCAGGTGGTAACCGGAGAAGCGATCAGTCTCCCCAAACCCATAGCCGTCGATCTGGACGCCCTCGGCGCAATATAG
- a CDS encoding amidohydrolase family protein, whose protein sequence is MRLDAHQHFWHYDPAEFGWIDDSMSTIQRDFLPSDLKPILKESGIDGCVAVQAPQTLKETEWLLELADQNDFIKGVVGWVDLRSPSVWKQLHGFIKNKKFKGVRHIVQAEPDSDFLLRPDFSNGIAELSKHNLAYDILIFPQHLPCAIQFVDHFARQCFVIDHLGKPHYTEKGIEPWASQMKEIGKRPNVYCKLSGMTTEADWKKWKPADFQPYIDTVLEAFGPKRIMYGSDWPVCLVAGTYAQTLDLVLKAIKKLSADEQAQILGDTCAAFYRI, encoded by the coding sequence ATGCGGCTAGATGCTCACCAACACTTCTGGCATTACGACCCCGCAGAGTTCGGCTGGATCGATGATTCCATGTCGACCATCCAACGTGACTTTCTCCCCTCCGACCTCAAACCCATCCTCAAAGAGAGCGGCATCGACGGCTGCGTTGCCGTGCAAGCGCCCCAAACGCTCAAAGAAACCGAATGGCTTCTGGAACTTGCCGACCAGAACGACTTCATAAAAGGCGTCGTTGGGTGGGTCGATCTCCGCTCGCCATCAGTCTGGAAGCAGCTGCACGGCTTCATCAAGAACAAGAAATTCAAAGGCGTAAGGCACATCGTGCAAGCCGAGCCCGACTCCGATTTCCTGCTCAGGCCGGATTTCAGCAACGGCATCGCCGAGCTATCAAAACACAACCTGGCCTACGATATCCTCATCTTCCCTCAACACCTGCCTTGCGCCATCCAATTTGTCGATCACTTCGCCCGCCAGTGCTTTGTCATCGACCATCTCGGTAAGCCGCACTACACCGAAAAGGGGATCGAGCCCTGGGCATCGCAAATGAAAGAGATCGGCAAGAGGCCGAACGTCTATTGCAAGCTAAGCGGCATGACCACCGAAGCTGACTGGAAAAAATGGAAGCCTGCCGACTTCCAGCCGTATATCGACACCGTGCTGGAAGCATTCGGCCCCAAACGCATCATGTACGGCTCGGACTGGCCCGTCTGCCTAGTCGCAGGAACATACGCTCAAACTCTGGACCTCGTTCTAAAAGCGATCAAGAAGCTCAGCGCGGACGAACAGGCTCAAATCCTTGGCGACACCTGTGCAGCCTTTTATCGAATCTGA
- a CDS encoding ABC transporter ATP-binding protein, translating into MSCAIGVRDLHVKYRAKNGKWVHAVQGLSFEVKPGEVVGFLGPNGAGKSSTLKALMGFVQPESGECEVFGLAAGSLEAKKQCGYLPEVALYYPYLTPLETMRLYGELQGLRGKALLNESEELLELVGLQNSMTKQNRQLSKGMLQRVGIAQSLLGNPDLLILDEVTSGLDPIGRKELRNLLKDRQKQGSTLFFSSHELSEVEMLCDRLLLIHQGKLIEERDINELKNELRQFSVSFTGNASLIDLTQQISSEPEGWNTAHFDTKEGLIEAISRVQGSGGQIKDIVSQEGSLEDYFVETIGRAA; encoded by the coding sequence ATGAGTTGTGCTATCGGTGTGCGTGATCTGCACGTAAAATATCGGGCCAAGAACGGGAAGTGGGTTCACGCCGTTCAGGGTCTTTCTTTTGAGGTCAAACCGGGTGAAGTGGTTGGATTTTTGGGGCCGAATGGAGCCGGAAAAAGCTCCACGCTGAAGGCTCTGATGGGCTTTGTTCAGCCGGAAAGCGGAGAATGCGAAGTCTTTGGACTTGCGGCAGGTTCTCTGGAAGCCAAGAAACAATGCGGTTATCTGCCCGAAGTTGCCCTCTATTACCCCTATCTGACGCCTTTGGAGACAATGCGGCTTTACGGCGAGCTTCAAGGCTTGCGCGGCAAGGCCCTGCTGAACGAATCGGAAGAACTTCTGGAACTGGTCGGTCTGCAAAACTCGATGACGAAGCAGAATCGACAACTCAGCAAAGGCATGCTCCAGCGTGTGGGCATCGCCCAGTCGCTGCTCGGAAACCCCGATCTCCTCATCCTCGACGAAGTGACCAGCGGCCTCGACCCCATCGGCAGAAAGGAGCTGAGGAACCTCCTCAAAGACCGCCAGAAGCAGGGAAGCACTCTCTTCTTCTCCAGCCACGAACTGAGCGAGGTCGAGATGCTGTGCGACCGTCTGTTGCTCATCCACCAAGGCAAGCTGATTGAGGAGCGCGACATCAACGAGCTGAAGAACGAGTTGCGCCAATTCTCGGTGTCATTCACCGGAAATGCGAGCCTTATCGACTTGACCCAGCAGATCTCTTCGGAGCCTGAGGGCTGGAATACAGCTCACTTCGACACAAAAGAAGGCTTGATCGAGGCCATTTCGAGAGTTCAGGGTTCGGGCGGACAGATCAAGGACATCGTTTCTCAGGAAGGTTCTTTGGAAGACTATTTTGTCGAGACCATCGGGAGGGCAGCATGA
- a CDS encoding ABC transporter permease subunit: MKIQVWKALARGVWLESIRRKDLYVVGILGFLIVVSASALGFFGLNGLEAFAKDLSATVLGLFSTIIAVLTASRMLPEEIKNRTLYPLLSRPITRFDLLMGKLIGSVIVTWTGFLILTTLTGLALMMFHVHFEATMLQYIVAKMMGLVVICSISVMLSTYMTPAAAATMSFVLAFGSAMILRGLTMAYDGAAPAVQGIFKFVTMALPQVHLFDFGSRVANSNWGLVPSWVMGFLFAYMVIYSGAMLSLSWWKFRKQAV; encoded by the coding sequence ATGAAGATTCAGGTTTGGAAAGCGCTGGCGCGAGGAGTTTGGCTGGAGTCAATCCGCCGCAAGGACCTCTATGTCGTCGGCATTCTCGGATTTCTTATTGTGGTCAGCGCTAGCGCGCTCGGATTCTTTGGCCTAAATGGGCTTGAGGCGTTCGCGAAAGACCTCTCAGCGACCGTTCTGGGGCTGTTCTCGACCATTATTGCAGTCCTCACTGCCTCGCGGATGCTCCCCGAAGAGATCAAGAACCGCACGCTCTATCCGCTTCTTTCGCGTCCGATCACCCGCTTCGACCTCTTAATGGGCAAGCTGATCGGGTCGGTGATCGTCACCTGGACCGGATTCCTCATCTTAACGACCCTCACTGGACTGGCGCTGATGATGTTCCATGTCCACTTTGAGGCGACGATGCTGCAATATATCGTCGCCAAAATGATGGGCCTGGTCGTGATCTGCAGCATTAGCGTGATGCTCAGCACGTACATGACCCCCGCAGCCGCAGCGACGATGAGTTTCGTGCTCGCGTTTGGATCGGCGATGATTTTGCGCGGACTCACGATGGCCTATGATGGAGCCGCCCCGGCGGTCCAGGGCATCTTCAAGTTTGTCACGATGGCTCTTCCACAGGTTCACCTCTTCGATTTTGGTTCTCGTGTTGCCAACTCGAACTGGGGCTTGGTCCCGTCGTGGGTGATGGGCTTCCTGTTCGCCTATATGGTGATCTACTCAGGGGCGATGTTGAGCCTGAGCTGGTGGAAGTTCAGAAAGCAGGCGGTTTAA
- a CDS encoding nucleotidyltransferase family protein produces MDKLDVIIPAGGKLDDNFARVVGTHSKALIKFEKRTILESTIQALRESDRIDRIIVVGSSEVIESSAVAEATDVLPEGGSGPENIFRGLDALMETSKQPERVIITTCDLPFMTGKTVSNFLDLCPDGIDFCVPLISKVDFEESFPRAEATFVELRDGIYTTGCMYNVDTRALRKALHQIDTIFKRRKSKLGMARVLGFTFAWKLMNKHLVVSDIEKKVFDMLGCNGRAIHDSPPELAYDVDYIEDYHYALQTFQSLRSAVPTS; encoded by the coding sequence ATGGACAAACTTGATGTAATCATCCCCGCTGGGGGCAAATTGGACGATAACTTCGCGCGCGTCGTAGGTACGCACAGCAAAGCGCTCATCAAGTTTGAAAAGCGAACGATCCTTGAGTCAACCATTCAAGCGTTGCGCGAGTCCGACCGGATCGACAGAATCATCGTCGTTGGTTCATCTGAGGTGATTGAAAGCTCCGCCGTTGCCGAAGCTACCGATGTCCTTCCCGAAGGCGGTTCTGGACCGGAGAATATCTTCCGAGGGCTTGATGCCCTTATGGAGACCTCCAAACAGCCGGAACGGGTGATTATCACAACCTGCGATCTGCCCTTTATGACTGGAAAGACGGTTTCGAATTTCCTTGATCTTTGCCCCGATGGGATCGACTTCTGTGTCCCCCTCATCTCAAAGGTCGACTTTGAGGAATCCTTCCCAAGAGCCGAAGCAACTTTCGTCGAACTCCGCGACGGCATCTACACCACCGGGTGTATGTACAACGTCGACACGAGGGCGCTCCGAAAGGCTCTCCACCAAATTGACACCATCTTCAAGCGACGCAAGAGCAAACTCGGAATGGCGAGGGTTCTCGGCTTCACATTCGCATGGAAGCTGATGAACAAACACCTTGTGGTGTCCGACATCGAAAAGAAAGTGTTCGACATGCTCGGGTGCAATGGCCGTGCAATCCACGACAGCCCTCCCGAACTCGCGTACGACGTAGACTACATCGAGGATTACCACTACGCGCTGCAAACGTTCCAGTCGCTGCGCAGCGCTGTGCCCACTTCCTAA